The Georgenia faecalis genome includes a window with the following:
- a CDS encoding MATE family efflux transporter, with protein MDKAPGPRDRRRLDRRRLDRQILGLAVPALGSLVAEPLFVLIDSVMVGRLGTAELAGLSLASTLLVSVVGLFVFLAYATTAATARRMGAGDQRGAVAAGVDGMWLALGLGLLSAAALVLAAPWVVGALGATGDVASHAVAYLRASAPGLPGMFLVLAATGTLRGLLDTRTPFVVAAGGAALNVGLNAAFIYGLGLGVAGSGLGTAVTQTLMGLVLVAVVVHRARGLELTWRPTGAGLWASARAGTPLLVRTLSLRLAILLTITVATSLGAVELAAHQVVNALWGFTAFALDALAIAAQALVGHGLGSGDARTVRAVTRRTLQWGTAAGAAMGIVIAAAGWWITPLFSADPAVRRAATLALVVMGVCLPVAGWVFVLDGVLIGAGDGRYLAWAGVVTLVVYAPLAGAVWRWAPDGAAGLAWLWAAFAGGFMLARAVTTGLRARGDAWMVLGERT; from the coding sequence GTGGACAAGGCTCCGGGGCCGCGCGACCGGCGACGGCTCGACCGGCGGCGGCTCGACCGGCAGATCCTCGGCCTCGCCGTCCCCGCCCTCGGCTCGCTCGTCGCCGAGCCCCTCTTCGTCCTCATCGACTCGGTGATGGTGGGCCGCCTGGGCACGGCCGAGCTCGCCGGCCTCTCGCTGGCCTCCACCCTGCTCGTCTCCGTCGTCGGGCTCTTCGTCTTCCTCGCCTACGCGACGACGGCGGCCACGGCCCGGCGGATGGGCGCCGGGGACCAGCGGGGGGCTGTGGCGGCCGGTGTGGACGGCATGTGGCTCGCGCTGGGCCTGGGGCTGCTCAGCGCCGCCGCCCTCGTCCTCGCGGCGCCCTGGGTGGTCGGCGCCCTGGGCGCGACCGGGGACGTCGCGTCCCACGCCGTCGCCTACCTGCGCGCCTCCGCGCCGGGCCTGCCGGGGATGTTCCTCGTCCTTGCCGCGACCGGCACCCTGCGCGGGCTCCTCGACACCCGGACCCCGTTCGTCGTGGCCGCCGGCGGCGCCGCCCTCAATGTCGGGCTCAACGCGGCGTTCATCTACGGCCTGGGTCTCGGCGTCGCCGGCTCGGGCCTGGGCACCGCCGTCACCCAGACGCTCATGGGCCTCGTGCTCGTCGCCGTCGTCGTGCACCGCGCGCGCGGCCTGGAGCTCACGTGGCGCCCCACCGGCGCCGGCCTGTGGGCGAGCGCCCGCGCCGGGACACCGCTGCTCGTGCGCACGCTCAGCCTGCGTCTGGCCATCCTCCTCACCATCACCGTGGCGACGTCGTTGGGCGCGGTGGAGCTCGCCGCGCACCAGGTGGTCAACGCGCTGTGGGGGTTCACCGCCTTCGCGCTCGACGCGCTCGCCATCGCCGCGCAGGCGCTGGTGGGCCACGGCCTGGGCTCGGGGGACGCGCGCACCGTCCGCGCCGTCACCCGCCGCACCCTGCAGTGGGGCACCGCGGCCGGCGCCGCGATGGGGATCGTCATCGCCGCGGCGGGCTGGTGGATCACCCCGCTGTTCAGCGCGGACCCGGCGGTGCGGCGGGCGGCCACGCTGGCGCTGGTGGTCATGGGCGTGTGCCTGCCGGTGGCGGGGTGGGTCTTCGTCCTCGACGGCGTGCTCATCGGCGCCGGGGACGGGCGCTACCTCGCGTGGGCGGGGGTCGTCACGCTGGTGGTCTACGCGCCGCTGGCGGGCGCCGTGTGGCGCTGGGCGCCGGACGGGGCGGCCGGGCTGGCGTGGCTGTGGGCGGCCTTCGCCGGCGGGTTCATGCTCGCTCGGGCCGTCACCACGGGGCTCCGGGCCCGCGGCGACGCGTGGATGGTGCTCGGCGAGCGCACCTGA
- the dnaB gene encoding replicative DNA helicase: MDEHIGSVSGARETYDRTPPQDIAAEQSVLGGMLLSKDAIADVVEVLRGQDFYRPAHEMVYDAILDLYGRGEPADAVTVSAELTKRGEIGRIGGAPYLHTLISSVPTAANAGYYARIVREQAVLRRLVEAGTRIAQLGYATDGGDVDELVNSAQAEVYAVTERRTSEDYVPLRDTINLTMEEIEKASNRGVGMVGVPTGFADLDTLTNGLHPGQMIIVAARPAIGKSTLALDICRSASIKHDLTSVIFSLEMSRTEITMRLLSAEAKVPLQNMRKGTMRDEDWTRVATAMSKVSEAPMFIDDSPNMSLMEIRAKCRRLKQRHDLKLVVVDYLQLMSSGKRVESRQQEVSEFSRALKLLAKELEVPVIAVAQLNRGPEQRTDKKPMMSDLRESGSLEQDADMVILLHREDAYERESPRAGEADLIVAKHRNGPTDTVVVAFQGHYARFIDMAH; this comes from the coding sequence GTGGACGAGCACATCGGGTCGGTCTCCGGGGCGCGCGAGACGTACGACCGCACGCCGCCGCAGGACATCGCGGCGGAGCAGAGCGTCCTCGGCGGCATGCTGCTGTCGAAGGACGCCATCGCCGACGTCGTCGAGGTGCTCCGCGGGCAGGACTTCTACCGCCCGGCGCACGAGATGGTCTACGACGCGATCCTCGACCTCTACGGGCGCGGCGAGCCCGCGGACGCGGTGACGGTCTCCGCCGAGCTCACCAAGCGGGGCGAGATCGGCCGGATCGGCGGCGCGCCCTACCTGCACACGCTCATCTCCTCCGTGCCCACCGCCGCGAACGCCGGGTACTACGCCCGGATCGTCCGCGAGCAGGCGGTCCTGCGCCGGCTGGTCGAGGCGGGCACCCGGATCGCCCAGCTCGGCTACGCGACGGACGGCGGCGACGTCGACGAGCTCGTCAACTCCGCCCAGGCCGAGGTCTACGCCGTCACCGAGCGGCGCACGAGCGAGGACTACGTCCCGCTGCGGGACACGATCAACCTCACCATGGAGGAGATCGAGAAGGCCTCCAACCGCGGGGTGGGGATGGTCGGTGTGCCCACCGGCTTCGCCGACCTCGACACGCTGACCAACGGCCTGCACCCCGGCCAGATGATCATCGTGGCCGCGCGGCCGGCCATCGGTAAGTCGACCCTGGCGCTCGACATCTGCCGGTCGGCGTCCATCAAGCACGACCTCACGTCGGTGATCTTCTCCCTGGAGATGAGCCGCACGGAGATCACCATGCGCCTGCTCTCCGCCGAGGCCAAGGTGCCCCTGCAGAACATGCGCAAGGGCACCATGCGGGACGAGGACTGGACCCGCGTGGCGACGGCGATGAGCAAGGTGTCCGAGGCGCCGATGTTCATCGACGACAGCCCCAACATGTCGCTCATGGAGATCCGGGCGAAGTGCCGGCGGCTCAAGCAGCGGCACGACCTCAAGCTCGTCGTCGTCGACTACCTCCAGCTCATGAGCTCGGGCAAGCGGGTGGAGTCCCGCCAGCAGGAGGTCTCGGAGTTCTCCCGTGCGCTCAAGCTGCTGGCCAAGGAGCTCGAGGTGCCCGTCATCGCGGTCGCCCAGCTCAACCGTGGCCCCGAGCAGCGCACCGACAAGAAGCCGATGATGAGCGACCTGCGTGAGTCGGGCTCGCTGGAGCAGGACGCCGACATGGTCATCCTCCTGCACCGCGAGGACGCCTACGAGCGCGAGTCCCCCCGCGCCGGCGAGGCGGACCTCATCGTCGCCAAGCACCGAAACGGCCCCACCGACACGGTCGTGGTGGCCTTCCAGGGCCACTACGCGCGCTTCATCGACATGGCGCACTGA